The Carassius gibelio isolate Cgi1373 ecotype wild population from Czech Republic chromosome A24, carGib1.2-hapl.c, whole genome shotgun sequence genome window below encodes:
- the LOC127946124 gene encoding connector enhancer of kinase suppressor of ras 2: protein VGWQLKNLVNSLRSNPAGVTLTLKKRPQSTLTSAPALLKNMRWKPLALQPIIPPSPSSGVATPSSTLSTPSRRDSCTLQDLFIPPPPDDPYTPRANIGNLTSNCQQAAKGSDSPNSFLDQECRRQFPLLDEDAVLYCYEYDQNQGPPPLHRDSTTTYGRLRPISMPVEYNWVGDYEDPAKLTKEIRRENSLLRYVSEDKAGTEEYHTGRRSSRRSRRKSEKVASPAHYALVPTLQQDSLATPTSETSSVYLTFDRSSILSRSKKVKLRAGSLPSISKRRISCRDLGQGDCEGWLWKKKDAKSYFSQKWKKYWVVLKDACLYWYTNEEDEKAEGFVSLPEFNIDQANKCRKKFAFKACHPKIKSFYFAADNMDDMNRWLSRLNMAATAHSEQKRIRQDHDYWSESDHEDADQMSSTPKQDSPPPPYDTYPHSTSASPFQESQHIRPPSTETIQSRSPLSETHGGSVSSASSPGRKSASQRRSWQDLIETPLTSSGLHFLQTLPLDDSVFVDPSRSMPVELRRQSTLPAQHGLPPEHYIQPTTPTQPSQKPITAVGRVEGGGVGSKHRSFTLPRDSGLHAILAATNTAEHTDAQCYHLGRAHARHTGPERERRHQADSLVDLYRALERTNLSPVNEHRSSSRLEYKRSFVHRCNDPLLNEKLHRLRILQNSFKDIPLQEAETKIIHRDV from the exons GTGGGCTGGCAGCTGAAGAACCTGGTAAACTCTTTACGCAGCAATCCTGCGGGTGTGACCCTCACGCTAAAGAAACGACCTCAAAGTACTCTCACGTCAGCCCCAGCCTTACTCAAGAACATGAGATGGAAGCCCCTCGCCCTGCAG CCCATCATTCCTCCCAGCCCCAGCAGTGGTGTGGCCACACCATCAAGCACCCTCAGCACCCCATCCAGACGGGACAGCTGCACTCTACAGGACCTCTTCATCCCCCCTCCCCCAGATGACCCATACACACCCAG AGCCAACATAGGAAATCTTACCAGCAACTGCCAGCAGGCTGCTAAAGGTTCTGATTCGCCCAATTCCTTCCTGGATCAGGAGTGCCGGAGGCAATTCCCCCTGTTAGATGAGGATGCGGTCCTGTACTGTTACGAGTATGATCAGAATCAGGGCCCTCCACCCTTACACAGGGACAGCACTACTACATATG GACGGCTGAGGCCTATTTCCATGCCTGTAGAATATAACTGGGTTGGAGACTATGAAGATCCCGCCAAGCTGACAAAAGAGATcagaagag AAAACTCCCTGCTGCGATATGTAAGTGAGGACAAGGCAGGGACAGAGGAGTACCACACTGGACGTCGCAGTAGTCGGCGTAGTAGAAGGAAAAGTGAGAAAGTTGCTAGCCCCGCCCACTACGCCCTAGTCCCCACCCTGCAGCAGGACTCGCTGGCCACACCCACATCTGAAACCTCATCTGTCTATCTT ACATTTGATAGATCGTCCATACTTTCCCGGTCTAAGAAAGTGAAGTTAAGAG CTGGATCCCTGCCCTCCATTAGTAAGCGGCGAATCTCCTGCAGAGACTTGGGTCAAGGTgattgtgagggttggctctggAAGAAGAAGGATGCAAAGAGTTACTTCTCTCAGAAATGGAAGAAATACTGGGTTGTGCTGAAAGATGCCTGCCTATACTGGTACACCAATGAAGAG GATGAGAAGGCAGAGGGCTTTGTCAGCCTACCTGAGTTCAACATTGATCAGGCCAACAAATGTCGCAAAAAGTT TGCTTTTAAGGCTTGCCATCCTAAAATCAAGAGCTTCTACTTTGCTGCGGACAACATGGATGATATGAATAG GTGGCTCAGTCGACTGAACATGGCGGCAACAGCTCACTCGGAGCAGAAGAGGATTCGACAGGATCATG ATTACTGGAGCGAGAGTGACCACGAGGACGCTGATCAGATGTCCTCAACACCCAAACAGGATAGCCCTCCACCTCCATATGACACTTACCCTCACTCCACCTCA GCAAGTCCGTTCCAGGAGTCCCAACATATCCGCCCACCCTCCACAGAGACCATCCAGTCCCGCTCTCCCCTCTCCGAGACACATGGGGGCAGCGTGAGCAGTGCCAGCTCCCCTGGCCGAAAGTCTGCTAGCCAGCGGCGTTCATGGCAGGACCTCATCGAGACACCCCTCACCAGCTCTGGCCTCCATTTCCTCCAGACTCTGCCATTGGATGACTCCGTGTTTGTCGACCCCAGTCGATCCATGCCCGTCGAGCTCCGCCGCCAGTCGACACTCCCTGCCCAGCACGGGCTGCCGCCAGAACACTACATCCAACCCACTACACCCACCCAGCCCAGCCAAAAGCCCATCACAGCTGTAGGAAGAGTAGAAGGTGGTGGAGTAGGAAGCAAGCACCGCAGTTTCACCTTGCCCCGTGACAGTGGTCTTCATGCCATCCTGGCTGCCACCAACACAGCTGAACACACAGATGCACAGTGCTACCACCTGGGACGGGCCCATGCCAGACACACAG GTCCAGAGCGGGAGCGCAGGCACCAGGCTGACTCGTTGGTGGATTTGTACAGGGCTCTGGAGAGGACTAATCTATCACCTGTCAATGAGCACAGGTCCTCTTCTCGATTAGAGTACAAGCGATCATTCGTCCACCGCTGCAATGATCCGTTACTTAATGAAAAGCTGCACCGCCTGCGAATCCTTCAGAACTCATTCAAG GACATCCCACTTCAAGAGGCAGA